A region from the Cryptosporangium arvum DSM 44712 genome encodes:
- the gmd gene encoding GDP-mannose 4,6-dehydratase, which produces MTVALITGITGQDGSYLAELLLRKGYEVHGLKRRSSSFNTDRIDRFDSDLWDPDAGFFQHYADLADGASLAHLLCRIQPDEIYHLGAQSHVRVSFDLPGYTTDITGMGTVRLLEAIRVAGLDCRFYQASSSEMFGATPPPQSETAPFHPRSPYGCAKVLGYWATVNHREAWGLKATNGILFNHESPRRGETFVTRKITRAVARIEAGLQDVLYLGNLDAIRDWGYAPEYVEAMWMMVQHPEPDDFVIATGEAHSVREFVVAAFAQAGLDWERYVRIDPSYYRPSEVDVLIGDASKAERVLGWTPKTRFSDLVRIMVDADRQLLDDERSGRLVRVDI; this is translated from the coding sequence GTGACCGTTGCCCTGATCACTGGAATCACCGGCCAGGACGGCAGCTACCTCGCGGAGCTGCTGCTCCGCAAGGGTTATGAGGTACACGGACTGAAACGCCGGTCGTCGTCGTTCAACACCGACCGCATCGACCGTTTCGACTCCGACCTCTGGGATCCCGACGCCGGCTTCTTCCAGCACTACGCCGACCTCGCCGACGGAGCGTCGCTGGCCCATCTGCTCTGCCGCATCCAGCCCGACGAGATCTACCACCTGGGCGCGCAGAGCCACGTGCGGGTCTCGTTCGACCTGCCCGGCTACACCACGGACATCACCGGCATGGGCACCGTCCGCCTGCTGGAAGCCATCCGGGTGGCCGGCCTGGACTGCCGGTTCTACCAAGCGTCCTCGTCGGAGATGTTCGGCGCCACTCCCCCGCCGCAGTCGGAGACGGCGCCGTTCCATCCGCGCAGCCCGTACGGCTGCGCGAAGGTGCTGGGGTACTGGGCGACGGTGAACCACCGCGAGGCCTGGGGCCTGAAGGCGACGAACGGCATCCTGTTCAACCACGAGAGCCCCCGCCGCGGCGAAACGTTCGTGACGCGCAAGATCACCCGGGCGGTGGCGCGGATCGAGGCCGGTCTGCAGGACGTGCTCTACCTCGGCAACCTCGACGCGATCCGGGACTGGGGGTACGCCCCGGAGTACGTCGAGGCGATGTGGATGATGGTGCAGCACCCGGAGCCGGACGACTTCGTGATCGCCACCGGGGAGGCGCACTCGGTACGCGAGTTCGTCGTGGCGGCCTTCGCACAGGCCGGCCTCGACTGGGAGCGGTACGTCCGGATCGATCCGAGCTACTACCGCCCGTCGGAGGTGGACGTGCTGATCGGCGACGCGAGCAAGGCCGAGCGGGTGCTGGGCTGGACACCGAAGACCCGGTTCAGCGACCTGGTCCGGATCATGGTCGACGCGGACCGGCAGCTGCTCGACGACGAGCGCAGCGGACGCCTGGTGCGCGTCGACATCTGA
- a CDS encoding 4Fe-4S domain-containing protein, giving the protein MRVRADVETCVGAGQCVLSAPDVFDQDDDGIVRLLQDAPPPDAESAVRLAGRTCPSRSVHVDVAPG; this is encoded by the coding sequence ATCCGCGTGCGCGCCGACGTGGAGACCTGCGTCGGCGCGGGCCAGTGCGTGCTGTCCGCCCCGGACGTGTTCGACCAGGACGACGACGGCATCGTGCGACTGCTCCAGGACGCGCCACCCCCGGACGCCGAGAGCGCGGTCCGGCTGGCCGGCCGCACGTGCCCCTCGCGTTCGGTCCACGTCGACGTCGCCCCCGGCTGA
- a CDS encoding 4'-phosphopantetheinyl transferase family protein — protein MLTTLAGLLERLTPSTVAAEETFTDRADVRLYPAEEAAIARAVPKRRREFATVRSCARTALTRIGVAPAPIVPGHRGAPAWPAGVVGSMTHCAGYRACAVALAHDVITIGVDAEPAQRLPDGVLDVISLPAERAALAALAQQAPGIAWDRMLFSAKEAVYKAWFPLMRAPLDFSEATVDFDPVGRTFTARLLVPGPATPAGQLTEFSGRWLQARGLVLSAIVVPAPSVVAA, from the coding sequence GTGCTCACCACGCTGGCCGGGCTGCTCGAGCGGCTCACGCCGTCGACGGTCGCGGCCGAGGAGACGTTCACCGACCGCGCCGACGTGCGCCTGTACCCCGCGGAGGAAGCGGCGATCGCGCGGGCGGTGCCGAAGCGCCGGCGCGAGTTCGCCACCGTGCGGTCCTGCGCGCGCACCGCCCTGACCCGCATCGGGGTAGCACCGGCGCCGATCGTCCCCGGCCATCGCGGCGCACCGGCCTGGCCGGCCGGAGTGGTCGGCAGCATGACCCACTGCGCGGGCTACCGTGCGTGCGCGGTCGCCCTCGCACACGACGTGATCACGATCGGCGTCGACGCCGAACCCGCACAGCGGCTGCCCGACGGCGTGCTGGACGTGATCTCGCTGCCGGCCGAACGCGCCGCGCTCGCCGCACTGGCTCAGCAGGCACCCGGGATCGCCTGGGACCGGATGCTGTTCAGCGCCAAAGAGGCCGTCTACAAAGCCTGGTTTCCGCTGATGCGCGCACCGCTGGACTTCTCCGAGGCGACGGTCGACTTCGACCCGGTGGGGCGGACGTTCACCGCTCGCCTCCTGGTACCGGGCCCGGCCACCCCAGCCGGGCAACTGACCGAATTCAGCGGTCGCTGGCTGCAGGCGCGAGGTCTGGTGCTCTCCGCCATCGTCGTGCCCGCCCCGTCCGTCGTCGCAGCTTGA
- a CDS encoding SDR family NAD(P)-dependent oxidoreductase, producing MTTPADEAAGVLHASRKETERPRRYGVSRAVTGAPVTRTPRRPGPAPELLRVRWVEVRGSGAGFPAGFRTGFVTAAGALPEPAGGRVPDLVVVETDESCDASGVCARVLGPLRAFLSDRRYTGSRLAVVTRLGVAVEPGAPVNVAVAAAWGLVRAAQNEHPGRVVLVDVEADEPALLSVLAAVTATGEAQAAVRGGSVLVPRLEALDDGGGLLPPPGATPWRLTRGGDGLTLLPCPQVGAPLTGRQVRISVRAGGVNPSDASGRFRNLGREAAGIVLDVGPEVAGLRPGDRVTGLADACFGPVALSSEPLLLPVPEDWTFEQAATVPVAFLTAYYALADVAPGASVLVRDGAGGAGTAAIQLAQHLGADVYVTAAESTWDVLRDLGLPDDRIAVRWPTTRFDVVFENRYFDAGPDIVSAMLAELAELFAAGVLDPLPVTAFDVRRARDALWHLSRGEHTGKVVLTIPHGWDTDRTVLVTGGTGHLGRDIARYLVTARGTRRLVLAGPAAPGTDALRRELTASGARVDVVVCDVADRRALSALLTTHPVDAVVHVAGPLDGGAVGSLTPDELGSALRAKLDVAWHLHELVGDAPLVVLSSPAGLLGTPGRGADAAASAGLDALMHQRQRLGLPGLSLAWESGETALRLFDLAIGSDEALIAPFRVDAWADLPVPPLFDRLV from the coding sequence ATGACGACGCCGGCTGACGAGGCCGCGGGCGTGCTGCACGCGTCGCGGAAGGAGACCGAACGCCCTCGCCGCTATGGCGTCAGCCGCGCCGTCACCGGTGCACCGGTGACCCGGACACCCCGTCGTCCCGGCCCGGCGCCTGAGCTGCTGCGGGTGCGGTGGGTGGAGGTGCGCGGGTCCGGGGCGGGGTTCCCGGCCGGTTTCCGGACCGGCTTCGTGACCGCGGCTGGCGCTCTGCCCGAGCCGGCCGGCGGGCGGGTGCCCGACCTGGTCGTCGTCGAGACCGACGAGTCGTGCGACGCGTCCGGCGTGTGCGCCCGCGTGCTCGGCCCGCTCCGGGCGTTCCTGTCCGACCGTCGGTACACCGGTTCGCGGCTGGCCGTCGTGACCCGCCTCGGGGTCGCGGTCGAGCCGGGCGCGCCGGTCAACGTCGCCGTCGCGGCGGCCTGGGGACTGGTGCGCGCGGCGCAGAACGAGCATCCGGGGCGGGTCGTGCTGGTCGACGTGGAGGCCGACGAGCCCGCGCTGCTCAGCGTGCTGGCCGCGGTGACGGCCACCGGTGAAGCGCAGGCGGCGGTCCGCGGCGGGAGCGTGCTGGTGCCCCGCCTGGAGGCGCTCGACGACGGTGGCGGCCTGCTGCCTCCGCCCGGCGCGACACCGTGGCGCCTCACGCGCGGTGGGGACGGCCTCACCCTGCTGCCGTGCCCGCAGGTCGGTGCGCCGCTCACCGGCCGGCAGGTCCGGATCTCGGTCCGGGCGGGCGGGGTCAACCCCAGCGACGCGTCGGGCAGGTTCCGGAACCTCGGCCGGGAGGCGGCGGGCATCGTCCTCGACGTCGGCCCGGAGGTTGCCGGCCTCCGTCCCGGGGACCGGGTGACCGGGCTGGCCGACGCGTGTTTCGGCCCGGTGGCGCTCAGCAGCGAACCGCTGCTGCTGCCGGTACCCGAGGACTGGACGTTCGAGCAGGCAGCGACCGTTCCGGTCGCGTTCCTGACCGCCTACTACGCGCTGGCGGACGTCGCTCCGGGGGCGTCGGTGCTCGTCCGTGACGGCGCCGGCGGGGCGGGCACGGCCGCGATCCAGCTGGCTCAGCATCTCGGTGCTGACGTTTACGTGACCGCCGCCGAATCCACCTGGGACGTGCTCCGCGACCTGGGCCTGCCGGACGACCGCATCGCCGTGAGGTGGCCGACCACCAGGTTCGACGTGGTGTTCGAGAATCGGTATTTCGACGCCGGGCCCGACATCGTCTCCGCGATGCTGGCCGAGCTGGCCGAGCTCTTCGCAGCCGGCGTGCTCGACCCCCTGCCGGTCACCGCGTTCGACGTGCGCCGGGCCCGGGACGCGCTGTGGCACCTGAGCCGGGGCGAACACACCGGCAAGGTCGTGCTGACGATCCCGCACGGGTGGGACACCGACCGGACGGTGCTCGTCACCGGTGGCACCGGACACCTGGGGCGCGACATCGCCCGGTACCTGGTCACCGCCCGGGGGACGCGCCGCCTGGTGCTGGCCGGTCCGGCCGCGCCGGGCACGGATGCGCTGCGGAGGGAGTTGACCGCGTCCGGCGCGCGCGTCGACGTCGTGGTCTGTGACGTGGCCGATCGGCGCGCGCTCTCCGCGCTGCTCACCACGCACCCGGTGGACGCCGTGGTTCACGTCGCCGGCCCCCTGGACGGTGGGGCCGTCGGGTCGCTGACCCCGGATGAGCTGGGGAGCGCGCTGCGCGCCAAGCTCGACGTCGCCTGGCACCTGCACGAGCTGGTCGGCGACGCGCCACTCGTCGTGTTGTCCTCTCCGGCCGGGCTGCTGGGCACGCCGGGGCGGGGCGCCGACGCCGCGGCGAGCGCGGGGCTCGACGCCCTGATGCACCAGCGGCAACGGCTGGGCCTTCCCGGTCTGTCGCTGGCCTGGGAGAGCGGGGAGACCGCGCTGCGGCTGTTCGACCTGGCGATCGGCAGCGACGAGGCCCTGATCGCGCCGTTCCGCGTCGACGCGTGGGCCGACCTGCCGGTGCCGCCGCTGTTCGACCGGCTGGTATAG
- a CDS encoding metallophosphoesterase family protein, producing MPAGTLYAISDLHVAYEENRQIVRDMRPTSASDWLIVAGDVGERFEDVRWALGVLAERFERVIWCPGNHELWTPPDDPVQLRGVERYDALVELCRELGVSSPEDEYAVWTGADGPVVLAPLFVLYDYSFLVPGVRTKAESLARAYEVGVVCTDEMLLHPDPFPSREAWCADRLERTERRLAELPSDREVVLINHFPLVRAPTRILRYPEFAQWCGTTRTADWHVRFGARTVIYGHLHIPRVTWHDGVRFEEVSVGYPREWRRRPGAAGRLRRVLGTRAPSTPARVGAQR from the coding sequence GTGCCCGCCGGCACGCTGTACGCGATCAGCGATCTCCACGTCGCGTACGAGGAGAACCGGCAGATCGTGCGTGACATGCGCCCGACGTCGGCGTCGGACTGGCTGATCGTCGCCGGTGACGTCGGCGAACGGTTCGAGGACGTGCGGTGGGCGCTGGGGGTGCTGGCCGAACGGTTCGAGCGCGTCATCTGGTGCCCGGGCAACCACGAACTCTGGACCCCTCCGGACGATCCGGTGCAGCTGCGCGGCGTCGAACGCTACGACGCGCTGGTCGAGCTGTGCCGCGAGCTCGGCGTGAGTTCGCCGGAGGACGAGTACGCGGTCTGGACGGGCGCCGACGGTCCGGTGGTCCTCGCGCCGCTCTTCGTGCTCTACGACTACAGCTTCCTCGTCCCCGGGGTGCGGACGAAGGCCGAGTCGCTGGCGCGCGCGTACGAGGTCGGTGTGGTGTGCACGGACGAGATGCTGCTGCACCCCGATCCGTTCCCGTCCCGGGAGGCCTGGTGCGCCGACCGGCTGGAGCGCACCGAACGGCGGCTCGCCGAGCTGCCGTCGGATCGGGAGGTCGTCCTGATCAACCACTTCCCGCTGGTGCGCGCCCCGACGCGGATCCTGCGCTACCCGGAGTTCGCGCAGTGGTGCGGCACGACGAGGACGGCCGACTGGCACGTCCGGTTCGGTGCCCGCACCGTCATCTACGGCCATCTGCACATACCCCGGGTGACCTGGCACGACGGGGTGCGCTTCGAGGAGGTCTCGGTGGGCTATCCCCGTGAATGGCGGCGTCGGCCCGGTGCCGCCGGTCGGCTGCGCCGGGTGCTCGGCACGCGGGCTCCGTCGACGCCGGCCCGCGTCGGTGCGCAGCGGTAG
- a CDS encoding helix-turn-helix transcriptional regulator, which produces MAARTTELETDDLYANAMTSLQATRIDPARARVRAGRPGMCVANLDRKSTIIDVNVELVRQFGRASWEICGQQFCDLLHPSFREKIAEQFGRLATGQRVRFDETMIVLRPDDTAFAGELTGIAVTGSAGMIEKIVVLFSPDAGNDDQQLARRQQLLTSMETRVLEGVAAGVSTVQLASALFLSRGGVEYHVAMLLRKLKVNNRPALVSKAYSMGIFRLGSWPPRVLTDFTI; this is translated from the coding sequence ATGGCTGCCCGCACCACCGAACTCGAGACCGACGATTTGTACGCGAACGCGATGACGTCTCTGCAGGCCACGCGAATCGACCCGGCTCGAGCTCGCGTCCGAGCAGGCCGTCCCGGCATGTGCGTAGCCAATTTGGACCGCAAAAGCACGATCATCGACGTGAACGTCGAATTGGTTCGGCAGTTCGGTCGAGCATCGTGGGAGATCTGCGGTCAGCAATTCTGCGATTTACTCCATCCCAGCTTTCGCGAGAAAATCGCCGAGCAGTTCGGCCGGCTCGCAACCGGCCAGCGGGTGCGATTCGACGAGACGATGATCGTCCTCCGTCCCGACGACACCGCTTTCGCCGGCGAGCTCACCGGGATCGCCGTGACCGGCAGTGCCGGAATGATCGAGAAAATCGTCGTACTGTTCAGCCCCGACGCCGGGAACGACGATCAGCAGCTGGCCCGTCGCCAGCAGTTGCTCACTTCGATGGAGACTCGCGTCCTCGAGGGCGTCGCGGCCGGAGTGTCCACGGTGCAGCTCGCCTCCGCGCTGTTCCTCAGCCGCGGTGGCGTCGAGTACCACGTCGCCATGCTGCTGCGGAAGCTGAAGGTCAACAACCGCCCCGCGCTGGTCTCGAAGGCCTACTCGATGGGCATCTTCCGGCTCGGCTCCTGGCCTCCCCGCGTGTTAACCGACTTCACGATCTGA
- a CDS encoding thioesterase II family protein has product MTISDTATTSWIRRYKPTEGADVRLVCFPHAGGSASYFNSVAARFSPGVDVVALQYPGRQDRRREPVLRDLGELADLVTAELLRLREVPTVFFGHSMGAVLAFECAWRMEEKGLADPQTLLLSGRRAPSALRDEQTYRGDDARLLAELRQLNGTSSALLEDDDILRMALDTLRGDLEAVETYVDSGHRVTVPLVVLTGDDDPKTTVTEAQRWCEHTESTCRVLTYPGGHFYLDRHAAAVGDVVAAELAKVRPTTIGAH; this is encoded by the coding sequence GTGACGATCTCCGACACCGCGACCACGTCGTGGATCCGGCGCTACAAGCCCACTGAGGGCGCCGACGTGCGGCTGGTCTGTTTCCCGCACGCCGGCGGTTCGGCCAGTTACTTCAACTCGGTGGCGGCGCGGTTCTCGCCCGGCGTCGACGTCGTGGCGTTGCAGTACCCCGGCCGGCAGGACCGCCGGCGCGAGCCGGTCCTCCGTGACCTCGGCGAACTCGCCGACCTGGTCACCGCGGAGCTGCTGCGCCTGCGCGAAGTGCCGACGGTGTTCTTCGGGCACAGCATGGGAGCGGTGCTCGCGTTCGAGTGCGCCTGGCGGATGGAGGAGAAGGGCCTGGCCGACCCACAGACGCTCCTGCTCTCCGGCCGCCGCGCCCCCTCGGCGCTCCGGGACGAGCAGACCTACCGCGGCGACGACGCCCGGCTGCTCGCCGAGCTCCGGCAGCTCAACGGAACCAGCTCCGCGCTGCTGGAGGACGACGACATCCTGCGGATGGCGCTGGACACGCTGCGCGGCGACCTGGAGGCGGTCGAGACCTACGTCGACAGCGGGCACCGGGTCACCGTCCCGCTGGTCGTCCTCACCGGCGACGACGATCCGAAGACGACGGTCACCGAAGCGCAGCGCTGGTGCGAGCACACCGAGAGCACCTGCCGGGTCCTCACGTACCCGGGTGGCCACTTCTACCTGGACCGCCACGCCGCGGCCGTGGGCGACGTGGTCGCCGCCGAGCTGGCGAAGGTCCGCCCGACGACGATCGGAGCCCACTAG
- a CDS encoding DegT/DnrJ/EryC1/StrS family aminotransferase has translation MSYAYPVSKPWLGDREQQLVGEAIASGWISSQGPEIKRFEAAFAEYNGVAHGVACSSGTAALTVALAALGVGPGDEVIVPEFTMIASAWAVNYVGATPVFVDCGDDLNLDVTKIEARITSRTAVIMPVHVYGRRCDMDAIMELAYDYNLRVVEDSAESHGVRPVGDVACFSLFANKIITAGEGGICITNEPRLAEQMAHLRAMAFTKDHSFLHKKIAYNFRMTNLQAALASAQLERIDEILSRRRAIEKYYDAALAGIPGVTLMPPRDVLWMYDVRVERRAQLQAHLAENGVETRLFFKPMSRQPMYFDAGWPELKAAAFSEDGLYLPTYPELTEADQEIIVGHIRSFYRP, from the coding sequence ATGAGCTACGCCTACCCGGTCTCCAAGCCCTGGCTCGGCGACCGGGAACAACAGTTGGTCGGCGAGGCGATCGCCAGCGGTTGGATCTCGTCGCAGGGCCCGGAGATCAAGCGGTTCGAGGCCGCGTTCGCCGAGTACAACGGCGTCGCGCACGGCGTCGCGTGCTCGTCGGGGACGGCGGCACTGACCGTCGCGCTGGCCGCGCTGGGAGTCGGGCCCGGCGACGAGGTGATCGTGCCCGAGTTCACGATGATCGCCTCGGCGTGGGCCGTGAACTACGTCGGCGCGACGCCGGTGTTCGTCGACTGCGGCGACGACCTCAACCTCGACGTCACGAAGATCGAGGCCCGGATCACGTCCCGGACCGCGGTGATCATGCCGGTGCACGTCTACGGCCGCCGGTGCGACATGGACGCGATCATGGAGCTGGCCTACGACTACAACCTGCGGGTCGTGGAGGACTCGGCGGAGTCGCACGGCGTGCGACCGGTGGGTGACGTCGCCTGTTTCTCGTTGTTCGCCAACAAGATCATCACGGCGGGGGAGGGCGGCATCTGCATCACGAACGAGCCGCGCCTGGCCGAGCAGATGGCGCACCTGCGGGCGATGGCCTTCACCAAGGACCACAGCTTCCTGCACAAGAAGATCGCCTACAACTTCCGGATGACGAACCTCCAGGCCGCGCTCGCGAGCGCGCAGCTCGAGCGGATCGACGAGATCCTGAGCCGGCGGCGGGCGATCGAGAAGTACTACGACGCCGCGCTCGCCGGGATACCGGGCGTGACGCTGATGCCGCCCCGCGACGTGCTCTGGATGTACGACGTGCGCGTCGAGCGGCGCGCGCAGCTCCAGGCCCACCTGGCCGAGAACGGCGTCGAGACGCGGCTGTTCTTCAAACCGATGAGCCGCCAACCGATGTACTTCGACGCCGGGTGGCCGGAACTCAAGGCCGCGGCGTTCAGTGAGGACGGCCTCTACCTGCCGACCTACCCCGAGCTCACCGAGGCCGACCAGGAGATCATCGTCGGCCACATCCGGTCCTTCTACCGGCCCTGA
- a CDS encoding DUF5988 family protein codes for MTTFVLLDGGPHEFLGTSYRVDAGGLESRIKIAHGNGYEHYTHNGTFRVLDGEQLPVFVWCDRTRIAE; via the coding sequence GTGACCACGTTTGTTCTGCTCGACGGTGGACCGCACGAGTTCCTCGGTACGAGCTACCGCGTGGATGCGGGCGGCTTGGAAAGCCGGATCAAGATCGCGCACGGGAACGGCTACGAGCATTACACCCACAACGGGACCTTCCGAGTGCTCGACGGAGAACAACTCCCGGTATTCGTCTGGTGCGACCGCACCCGGATCGCCGAATGA
- a CDS encoding cytochrome P450 has product MTETETETALVDFPLRQPGQSFPPESYAGYRQQDRLVRSKLLNGAIVWLVSRHEDVRAVLSDPRISSNPTHQGFPNAQRTGGVPSTDEVPGWFVALDPPDHTRFRKALIPEFTVRRVRDMTAAVQGIVDDRIDAMLAAGDTADLVSDLALPVPSLVISSLLGVPRVDRDFFEAKTRVLVTMSSTDAQREKAAGDLLRYLTRLIAIKRRRPGDDLLSRMLANGDMTPEEMSGVGMLLLIAGHETTANNISLGVLTLLQNAEWIGDPRVVEEMLRFCSVADLVALRVAVRDVEIGGQLIKAGEGIVPLVASANHDAAVFAHPERFDPGRPAHGHVAFGYGVHQCLGQNLVRLEMDVLCRTLFTRIPTLELAVPVEDLPYKYDGVLYGLHALPVRWQRDTP; this is encoded by the coding sequence ATGACCGAGACCGAGACCGAGACCGCACTCGTCGACTTCCCGCTGCGGCAGCCGGGCCAGTCGTTCCCGCCGGAGTCCTACGCCGGCTACCGGCAGCAGGACCGGCTGGTGCGGTCGAAGCTGCTCAACGGCGCGATCGTCTGGCTGGTGTCACGCCACGAGGACGTCCGCGCGGTGCTCAGCGACCCGCGGATCAGCTCGAACCCGACGCACCAGGGTTTCCCGAACGCGCAGCGCACCGGCGGGGTGCCGTCGACCGACGAGGTGCCCGGCTGGTTCGTCGCGCTCGACCCGCCCGACCACACCCGGTTCCGCAAGGCGCTCATCCCCGAGTTCACCGTGCGGCGGGTCCGGGACATGACCGCGGCGGTGCAGGGCATCGTCGACGACCGGATCGACGCGATGCTCGCCGCGGGGGACACCGCCGACCTCGTGTCCGACCTCGCTCTCCCGGTGCCGTCGCTGGTGATCTCCAGCCTGCTCGGGGTGCCCCGGGTCGACCGCGACTTCTTCGAGGCGAAGACCCGTGTCCTGGTCACGATGTCGTCCACCGACGCGCAGCGCGAGAAGGCCGCCGGTGACCTGCTGCGGTACCTGACCCGGCTGATCGCGATCAAGCGGCGGCGCCCCGGCGACGACCTGCTCAGCCGCATGCTGGCGAACGGCGACATGACGCCCGAGGAGATGTCCGGCGTCGGCATGCTGTTGCTCATCGCCGGGCACGAGACGACCGCGAACAACATCTCGCTCGGCGTGCTGACGCTGCTGCAGAACGCCGAGTGGATCGGCGACCCGCGGGTGGTGGAGGAGATGCTGCGCTTCTGCTCGGTCGCGGACCTCGTCGCGCTGCGGGTGGCGGTGCGGGACGTGGAGATCGGCGGGCAGCTCATCAAAGCCGGCGAGGGCATCGTGCCGCTCGTCGCGTCGGCGAACCACGACGCCGCGGTGTTCGCGCACCCGGAGCGCTTCGATCCGGGCCGGCCCGCGCACGGCCACGTCGCGTTCGGCTACGGCGTGCACCAGTGCCTCGGCCAGAACCTCGTGCGCCTGGAGATGGACGTCCTCTGCCGCACGCTGTTCACCCGGATCCCGACGCTGGAGCTCGCGGTGCCCGTCGAGGACCTGCCGTACAAGTACGACGGCGTGCTCTACGGCCTGCACGCGCTGCCGGTGCGCTGGCAGCGGGACACGCCGTGA
- a CDS encoding glycosyltransferase codes for MDATRRPILFSCTESAGVFNPHVLLAGELAGRGVDDLWFATDENRRGDVEAASDKTDVRFLSMGEVNPRDVVTNYDDRTYRAVTQPEPFKAYLARVKQSLDLDGHYARYHRLAAAVDEIRPALLVINNLNMHAVHLAVTRNIPFVLVAPCLPSDVLKATLPPEYPAPGTGLPLRMDARQQQANRRFRRRKRTMFLDGTVLKHSIAFEKARKAAGIDAKVLNSAAIMDQVELILCFSVFGLEYPFDATDKLRMLGAAVPPVPDGPADDVVTWLDAHRSVVFVSFSSGMRLTEAEIVAVTEAARRLGDHSVLWKLPPSQQALLGDLPPNLRVVDAVRSPAEVLAHPHVRAFVNHGGSNSVNQGLYFGRPLLIRPLWLDGRDHAVRVADSGVGLTVDALTADALHTALTRLLTEPSFTERADHLGRAQRSAGGVPAAADLILETPSMR; via the coding sequence ATGGACGCGACGCGACGCCCGATCCTGTTCTCGTGCACCGAGTCGGCGGGTGTGTTCAACCCCCACGTCCTGCTCGCCGGCGAGCTGGCCGGGCGTGGCGTCGACGACCTCTGGTTCGCCACCGACGAGAACCGGCGCGGCGACGTCGAAGCGGCCTCCGACAAGACCGACGTGCGGTTCCTCTCGATGGGGGAGGTCAACCCGCGGGACGTCGTCACGAACTACGACGACCGGACCTACCGTGCCGTGACCCAGCCGGAACCGTTCAAGGCCTACCTGGCCCGGGTCAAACAGTCACTTGACCTGGACGGCCACTACGCGCGGTACCACCGGCTCGCGGCCGCCGTCGACGAAATCCGGCCCGCGCTGCTTGTCATCAACAACCTGAACATGCACGCGGTGCACCTCGCGGTCACCCGGAACATCCCGTTCGTGCTCGTGGCGCCGTGCCTGCCGAGCGACGTGCTGAAAGCGACGCTGCCCCCGGAGTACCCCGCGCCCGGCACCGGCCTGCCACTGCGGATGGACGCCCGGCAGCAGCAGGCGAACCGCCGGTTCCGGCGGCGCAAACGCACGATGTTCCTCGACGGCACCGTCCTCAAGCACAGCATCGCGTTCGAGAAGGCCCGGAAGGCCGCAGGCATCGACGCCAAGGTGCTCAACTCGGCCGCGATCATGGATCAGGTCGAGCTGATCCTCTGCTTCTCGGTGTTCGGCCTGGAATACCCGTTCGACGCGACGGACAAGCTGCGGATGCTGGGCGCCGCCGTGCCCCCGGTGCCCGACGGCCCCGCCGACGACGTGGTTACGTGGCTCGACGCGCACCGCTCGGTCGTCTTCGTGTCGTTCAGCTCCGGCATGCGGCTGACCGAGGCGGAGATCGTCGCCGTCACCGAGGCCGCCCGGCGGCTCGGCGACCACAGCGTGCTGTGGAAGCTCCCGCCGTCGCAGCAGGCGCTGCTGGGCGACCTGCCGCCGAACCTCCGGGTGGTCGACGCGGTCCGCTCGCCGGCCGAGGTCCTCGCCCACCCGCACGTCCGCGCGTTTGTCAACCACGGCGGCAGCAACAGCGTCAACCAGGGCCTGTATTTCGGACGGCCGCTCCTGATCCGGCCGCTCTGGCTCGACGGGCGTGACCACGCCGTCCGGGTCGCCGACAGCGGCGTCGGCCTCACCGTGGACGCCCTGACCGCCGATGCGCTGCACACCGCGCTGACCCGGCTGCTGACCGAGCCGTCCTTCACCGAGCGCGCCGACCACCTCGGCCGCGCCCAGCGGTCCGCCGGCGGTGTGCCTGCCGCGGCTGACCTGATCCTCGAGACGCCGTCGATGCGATGA